The following proteins are encoded in a genomic region of Gossypium hirsutum isolate 1008001.06 chromosome D05, Gossypium_hirsutum_v2.1, whole genome shotgun sequence:
- the LOC107905834 gene encoding probable LRR receptor-like serine/threonine-protein kinase RFK1 — protein sequence MFFSKPIAFLLSAVLSFILLNTNKLDAATLPQDEVNVLNQIAKTMGGNDWNFDAGSCVSEKVNTDTGAEKNVTCTCQNDTCHVTHIIFKLQSLPGVLPSELVNLPYLKEIDFAYNYLNGTIPPEWASMQLEFISVFGNRLSGSIPTYLGNITSLTYLDLEANQFSGQVPPEIGKLVNLRTLRLSSNGLTGNLPVQLEALKNLTDFRINDNNFNGSIPAFIWNWKKLERLEMQASGLEGPIPSSISALENLVTLIISDINGATQPFPYLWNMTAINRIILKKCNIVGQIPQEIWQMSKLRVLDLSFNLLSGQLVEVTLPKDLKFLYLTGNNLSGNIPASILSTGLPVDLSYNNFTWPGPDQPACLRKLDNINLFRSSSTEYVKRGVIPCRSDFKCQKYWHSMYINCGGTNDVKMNGTMYVGDATSGLGGAATLYGNNDNWGFSSTGDFRDDNDELNAASRYLAQSTSMSNQLYATARLSPLSITYFRYCLENGSYSVRLHFAEIEIINSTRYGRLGRRIFNIYIQDQLVEENFNIEAEAGGILTPLTKHYNANVTNGELEIHFYWAGKGTQAIPSRGVHGPLISAISVDPNFKPQHKENKTKTVPIIIGVVGSFLVFLASGIFIWIYCFKAKSHREQDLRGLDLQTVSFTLKQIKAATNNFDSGNKIGEGGFGPVYKGQLADGTIIAVKQLSSKSSQGNREFLNEMGMISCLQHPNLVKLYGCCIEGNQLLLVYEYLENNSLSRALFGPEYSRINLDWPTRQKICVGIAKGIAFLHEESRLKIVHRDIKGTNVLLDRDLNPKISDFGLAKLSDEDKTHISTRIAGTIGYIAPEYALWGYLTYKADVYSFGIVALELVSGKHNMNYGAVDEYTCLLDWACHLQQSGKLLELVDDKLGSDYNKSEAERMIKVALLCTNASPSLRPTMSDVVGMLEGTITIPDVIPNASSYNEDLRFKAIRDHRSYMSSQGHTSTPAGSLFESSSTSARDINETNEASCIEV from the exons ATGTTCTTCTCTAAACCCATCGCCTTTCTGCTATCAGctgttctttctttcattttgttaAACACAAACAAGCTTGATGCCGCTACGCTGCCTCAAGATGAGG TGAATGTTCTGAATCAAATTGCCAAAACGATGGGAGGTAACGACTGGAATTTCGATGCCGGCAGTTGTGTCTCGGAGAAAGTGAACACGGACACGGGTGCGGAGAAAAACGTTACCTGCACTTGCCAAAACGACACCTGCCACGTTACACATAT AATATTCAAACTTCAGAGTCTTCCAGGAGTTCTTCCATCTGAACTTGTAAACCTTCCTTACCTCAAAGAGAT TGATTTTGCATACAACTATCTCAATGGGACAATCCCACCTGAATGGGCTTCAATGCAACTTGAGTTCAT CTCTGTCTTCGGAAATCGACTATCGGGGAGCATTCCGACTTATTTGGGGAACATTACCAGTCTTACATACTT AGACCTTGAAGCAAATCAATTTTCAGGACAAGTCCCTCCAGAAATTGGAAAGTTAGTTAACTTGAGAACTCT GAGATTGTCTTCCAATGGACTAACCGGAAATTTGCCGGTTCAACTTGAAGCACTGAAAAACTTAACCGACTT TAGGATAAATGACAACAACTTTAATGGGAGCATACCGGCTTTCATTTGGAACTGGAAGAAACTCGAAAGATT AGAAATGCAGGCTAGTGGACTTGAAGGTCCCATTCCTTCATCCATCTCAGCTTTGGAAAACTTAGTAACTTT GATAATCAGTGATATAAACGGAGCAACTCAGCCTTTTCCTTATCTTTGGAACATGACAGCAATCAATCGGAT AATATTGAAGAAATGCAACATTGTTGGGCAAATCCCACAAGAGATCTGGCAAATGAGTAAATTACGTGTTTT GGACCTCAGTTTTAACCTGTTGAGTGGGCAACTTGTCGAAGTCACTCTCCCTAAAGATTTAAAATTCCT CTATCTTACAGGCAATAATCTCAGTGGAAATATACCTGCATCAATCTTGTCGACAGGACTTCCAGT GGACCTTTCCTACAATAACTTCACATGGCCAGGCCCCGATCAGCCTGCTTGTTTACGAAAATT GGATAACATAAATTTGTTCCGCAGTTCTTCGACAGAATACGT TAAAAGAGGAGTTATTCCATGCAGGAGCgatttcaaatgtcagaaat ATTGGCATTCTATGTATATCAATTGTGGTGGAACTAATGATGTGAAAATGAATGGGACTATGTATGTGGGAGATGCAACTTCTGGTTTAGGTGGTGCTGCAACATTATATGGGAACAACGATAACTGGGGTTTTAGTAGCACTGGAGACTTCAGGGATGACAATGATGAACTGAATGCTGCATCACGTTATCTGGCGCAGTCTACAAGCATGTCTAACCAGTTGTATGCTACTGCGCGTCTATCTCCACTTTCAATTACTTATTTCCGATATTGTTTAGAGAATGGGAGCTATTCAGTGAGACTACACTTTGCCGAGATTGAAATCATTAATAGCACAAGATATGGAAGACTTGGCAGGCGCATTTTCAACATTTATATCCAG GACCAGCTGGTGGAAGAAAACTTCAATATAGAAGCTGAAGCTGGTGGTATTCTTACTCCACTAACGAAACACTATAATGCCAATGTAACAAATGGTGAACTAGAGATCCACTTCTACTGGGCTGGAAAAGGTACTCAAGCAATTCCTAGTCGAGGAGTCCATGGCCCCCTCATATCAGCCATCTCAGTCGATCCCA ATTTCAAACCCCAGCATAAGGAGAACAAAACAAAGACTGTGCCAATCATCATTGGTGTAGTGGGATCCTTTCTCGTGTTCTTGGCATCCGGTATTTTTATCTGGATATACTGTTTTAAAGCCAAGAGCCATAGAGAACAAG ATCTCAGGGGACTAGATTTGCAAACAGTTTCTTTCACCTTAAAGCAGATAAAGGCGGCTACTAACAATTTTGATTCTGGAAACAAGATTGGTGAAGGTGGATTTGGACCTGTTTACAAG GGTCAGCTAGCTGATGGAACTATAATCGCTGTCAAGCAGCTTTCTTCAAAGTCGAGTCAGGGAAATCGTGAATTCTTGAACGAGATGGGGATGATTTCATGTTTGCAGCACCCCAATCTTGTGAAACTTTATGGATGCTGTATCGAAGGGAATCAACTGTTGCTAGTGTATGAGTACTTGGAAAATAATAGCCTTTCTCGGGCTTTGTTTG GACCGGAATACTCTCGAATAAATCTAGATTGGCCTACCAGGCAGAAGATTTGTGTCGGAATAGCTAAAGGCATAGCGTTTCTCCATGAAGAGTCTAGACTCAAAATTGTCCACAGAGACATCAAAGGTACCAACGTTCTGCTTGATAGAGACCTTAATCCTAAAATATCTGACTTTGGGTTGGCCAAGCTTAGCGACGAGGATAAAACTCACATCAGCACACGAATTGCTGGGACAAT AGGATATATTGCACCAGAGTATGCACTGTGGGGTTACTTGACCTACAAGGCAGATGTTTATAGCTTCGGAATTGTGGCATTGGAGCTTGTTAGTGGCAAGCATAATATGAATTATGGAGCAGTGGACGAATACACTTGCCTTCTAGATTGG GCCTGTCATTTACAACAAAGTGGAAAGCTTTTGGAGTTGGTCGATGATAAGCTGGGATCCGACTATAACAAGTCGGAAGCAGAAAGGATGATTAAAGTAGCTCTCTTATGCACCAATGCTTCGCCCTCCCTGAGGCCGACAATGTCTGATGTGGTGGGAATGCTGGAAGGAACAATTACGATTCCCGATGTCATCCCTAATGCTAGTAGTTATAATGAAGATTTGAGGTTTAAAGCTATAAGAGATCATCGTAGCTATATGAGTAGTCAGGGGCACACATCAACACCTGCAGGATCTCTGTTCGAGTCTTCATCTACTTCAGCTCGTGACATCAATGAAACCAATGAGGCGTCATGTATTGAGGTTTAA